In one window of Haloimpatiens sp. FM7315 DNA:
- a CDS encoding phage tail tape measure protein, which translates to MARDANTVVARVGLDDRGFQEGVAKIQRGLKVVQSEFVAASSKLGDFGKTTEGLKLKADTLNKQMELQKQKVEALTKSYKESVEKKGEDAKATENLRIRLNYATADLNNMERELTSLNHEIEVQSSGFSKMGKTFEGIGSKMKSVGEGFSNVGKTLSMSVTAPIVAASTGLVKLATDFEEANNTIRIGTGATGDALKGLDKDFKSVYTSVNTNIGDASKVIADLNTRTGLSGESLQDLSVQMLRLAKITGEDINTLIPAATRMFQDAGIKTEEYGDALDYTFKVSQSTGIGVSKLQELMTQFGGPLRQMGFDWQTSAAMLGKFEKEGVNTELVVGSLRIALGKMAKEGISEPNKALQEMVTRIQEAGTAGEANTLALEMFGAKAGPDMAAAIREGRLNLDELLTSLKSSPETIEKAAKDTETVGDKFIILKNKMSVALEPLGKKLLEAVEQAMPAIERFIKGITGIIEKFNNLSPAQQDMILKFAMIAAAIGPVVSAIGMVISVGGTLFSTLGSISTALGAAGGASGALGAAFAAITGPVGIAVAAIAGLIAIFVALYKNNEDFRNSVNTVWNGVKAIISSIIDSLKVMFQAFINLANQIWKKYGDDFVKIINTAFNLVATIINTVLKAIQDVIKIITNAIKGDWKGVWEGIKNLTSDLWNGIKNIIKTAIALVKGIIKTEFEFIKGIISGIWNGIKGVTSAVWNDIKAAIVTPINAAKTAVSNAINAIKGFFSNLKLPEIKIPKIKLPHFKLKGEFSLTPPSVPHLDVNWYASGGIFNRPSVIGVGEAGTEAVLPIDRLDELMAKAIEKVRGGAGASGGLSLHIENFINNTDKDIEQLAYELEFYRQKVSMGKGGK; encoded by the coding sequence ATGGCTAGGGACGCAAATACAGTTGTTGCAAGAGTAGGACTTGATGATAGAGGTTTTCAAGAAGGTGTAGCAAAAATTCAAAGAGGACTAAAGGTAGTTCAAAGTGAATTTGTAGCAGCTTCCTCAAAACTTGGTGATTTCGGAAAAACTACTGAGGGATTAAAGCTCAAAGCAGATACTTTAAATAAGCAAATGGAACTGCAGAAGCAGAAAGTTGAAGCACTTACTAAAAGTTATAAAGAGAGTGTTGAGAAAAAGGGTGAAGATGCAAAGGCTACAGAAAATCTAAGAATAAGACTCAATTATGCCACTGCAGATCTTAATAATATGGAGAGAGAGCTTACGAGCCTTAATCATGAAATTGAAGTTCAAAGTAGTGGTTTTAGCAAGATGGGTAAAACATTTGAAGGCATCGGAAGTAAGATGAAAAGTGTTGGTGAAGGATTTTCTAATGTAGGTAAAACTCTTTCTATGTCTGTAACTGCACCAATAGTAGCAGCTAGTACAGGTCTAGTAAAACTTGCTACTGATTTTGAAGAAGCAAATAATACAATAAGAATAGGAACAGGAGCAACAGGAGATGCACTGAAAGGTTTAGACAAGGATTTTAAATCTGTTTACACTTCAGTAAACACCAATATTGGAGATGCAAGTAAGGTAATAGCAGATTTGAATACTCGTACAGGGCTTAGTGGTGAGTCTCTTCAAGATTTATCTGTACAGATGTTAAGACTTGCAAAGATCACAGGAGAGGATATTAACACACTTATTCCTGCGGCAACAAGAATGTTTCAGGATGCTGGAATTAAAACAGAGGAGTATGGTGATGCTTTAGATTATACTTTTAAAGTAAGTCAAAGTACAGGAATTGGAGTTAGTAAGCTTCAAGAATTAATGACTCAGTTTGGTGGCCCTTTAAGACAAATGGGCTTTGACTGGCAGACCTCTGCAGCAATGCTTGGTAAGTTTGAAAAGGAAGGTGTAAATACAGAGCTTGTTGTAGGAAGCTTAAGGATTGCACTTGGCAAGATGGCTAAAGAGGGTATTAGTGAACCTAATAAAGCACTGCAAGAAATGGTTACAAGAATCCAAGAAGCAGGAACAGCGGGGGAAGCTAATACACTAGCTCTTGAAATGTTCGGTGCAAAGGCTGGTCCAGATATGGCTGCAGCAATAAGAGAAGGGCGATTAAATCTTGATGAATTGTTAACTAGTTTAAAAAGCAGTCCTGAAACTATAGAGAAGGCAGCAAAAGACACAGAAACTGTTGGAGATAAATTTATTATACTAAAAAATAAAATGTCAGTGGCTTTAGAACCCTTAGGTAAAAAACTACTTGAAGCAGTAGAACAAGCAATGCCAGCCATAGAAAGATTTATTAAAGGCATAACAGGAATTATTGAAAAGTTTAATAACTTAAGTCCAGCACAACAAGATATGATCTTAAAGTTTGCAATGATAGCTGCTGCAATTGGCCCAGTTGTAAGTGCAATAGGTATGGTTATTTCAGTTGGAGGAACACTATTTTCAACACTTGGTTCAATATCTACCGCCTTAGGTGCAGCAGGAGGTGCGTCTGGAGCCTTAGGAGCTGCTTTTGCAGCAATAACTGGTCCAGTTGGCATTGCTGTAGCTGCTATAGCAGGACTTATAGCTATTTTTGTTGCTTTATATAAAAATAATGAGGACTTTAGAAATTCAGTAAATACAGTATGGAATGGAGTTAAAGCAATTATAAGTAGTATCATTGATAGCTTAAAGGTTATGTTTCAAGCCTTTATTAACTTAGCCAATCAGATATGGAAAAAGTATGGTGATGATTTTGTAAAAATAATAAACACAGCATTTAATTTAGTAGCTACTATAATAAATACTGTTTTAAAAGCTATTCAGGATGTTATTAAAATCATTACAAATGCAATAAAAGGTGATTGGAAAGGCGTATGGGAAGGAATAAAAAATCTTACCTCTGATTTATGGAATGGAATAAAGAATATTATAAAAACAGCCATAGCTTTAGTTAAGGGAATTATAAAAACAGAATTTGAATTTATAAAAGGCATAATTTCAGGAATATGGAATGGCATAAAGGGAGTAACCTCAGCAGTTTGGAATGATATTAAAGCAGCTATTGTAACTCCGATAAATGCTGCAAAGACTGCAGTAAGTAATGCTATAAATGCAATTAAGGGATTCTTTAGTAATCTAAAATTACCAGAGATTAAAATACCTAAAATTAAGTTACCACATTTTAAGCTAAAAGGAGAATTTAGCTTAACACCACCTAGTGTACCTCATTTAGATGTTAATTGGTATGCAAGTGGAGGTATCTTTAATAGACCAAGTGTAATTGGTGTTGGTGAAGCAGGAACAGAGGCAGTTCTTCCTATAGATAGATTGGATGAACTTATGGCTAAAGCAATAGAAAAGGTACGTGGTGGTGCTGGAGCTTCTGGTGGACTATCACTTCACATAGAAAATTTTATTAATAATACTGATAAGGATATAGAACAGCTTGCCTATGAACTTGAGTTTTATAGGCAAAAAGTTTCAATGGGGAAAGGTGGTAAATAA
- a CDS encoding tail assembly chaperone yields MKASELKNKGIKFKLNDKEYELKFDMNTFCELEEVYGDINQAFEDLENRKIKAIRALIYSAIKAEDESVTLKEVGKMLTLNDMERLGTAINEALNKAMPEVTEENVGE; encoded by the coding sequence ATGAAAGCATCAGAACTTAAAAATAAAGGAATAAAGTTTAAACTCAATGATAAAGAGTATGAACTTAAATTTGATATGAACACCTTCTGTGAATTAGAAGAGGTCTACGGAGATATTAATCAAGCCTTTGAGGATTTAGAAAATAGAAAGATTAAAGCTATAAGGGCACTGATTTACTCAGCAATTAAAGCTGAAGATGAAAGTGTTACTCTTAAAGAAGTAGGTAAAATGCTTACTTTAAATGATATGGAGAGATTAGGAACTGCTATTAATGAAGCGCTGAATAAAGCTATGCCGGAGGTAACAGAAGAAAACGTGGGGGAATAG
- a CDS encoding major tail protein, with product MARQIGLRDIHIAVLKTDDDKGATYDTPVKLERAISAKISPKSNSDNIYSDDTVEDIITAFEGVDVEIEVNQLSLESRAKLQGAKVVKGVLIENKDDIAPTIALGFKSKKNNKKYRYVWLLKGKFELATDEYDTEAEKPKAQSAKLKGKFYPREHDGNYRFIADEDAVGVDASIISVWFTTVPSEPVEGV from the coding sequence ATGGCAAGACAAATAGGACTTAGAGATATTCATATAGCAGTATTAAAAACAGATGATGATAAAGGAGCAACCTACGATACTCCAGTAAAACTTGAAAGAGCAATAAGTGCAAAGATATCACCAAAGTCAAATTCAGATAACATTTATTCAGATGATACTGTTGAGGATATAATTACAGCTTTTGAAGGTGTAGATGTTGAGATAGAAGTAAATCAACTATCCCTTGAAAGCAGAGCCAAGCTTCAAGGGGCAAAGGTAGTAAAGGGAGTACTTATTGAAAATAAAGATGATATAGCACCAACCATTGCCTTAGGTTTTAAATCTAAAAAGAATAATAAAAAGTACAGGTATGTATGGCTTTTAAAAGGAAAATTTGAACTTGCTACAGATGAATATGATACAGAAGCAGAAAAACCAAAGGCTCAAAGTGCAAAGCTTAAGGGGAAATTCTATCCAAGAGAACATGACGGAAATTACAGATTTATAGCTGATGAAGATGCTGTTGGTGTGGATGCAAGTATAATTAGTGTATGGTTTACTACGGTGCCTAGTGAGCCAGTTGAAGGTGTGTAG
- a CDS encoding HK97-gp10 family putative phage morphogenesis protein — protein MAKIELEGMQELIDKVNKLGAKGEIIKKKTLDKAGELVKESMEKKAPMSSLDKKHMADHIKISEVEKENGVDFIEVGPNKGDDSEFFYSKFSEWGSSKQPAQHWAENSILENKKKINEVIAEELKRGLEEFD, from the coding sequence GTGGCTAAAATAGAACTTGAAGGAATGCAGGAACTTATAGATAAAGTAAATAAGTTGGGCGCAAAGGGTGAAATTATCAAGAAGAAAACCTTAGACAAAGCTGGAGAACTTGTAAAAGAGAGTATGGAGAAAAAGGCTCCAATGTCAAGCTTAGATAAAAAACACATGGCAGATCATATTAAAATATCTGAGGTAGAAAAGGAAAACGGAGTGGATTTTATAGAAGTAGGACCCAATAAAGGGGATGATTCAGAGTTCTTTTACAGCAAGTTTTCGGAGTGGGGAAGCAGCAAACAACCAGCACAGCATTGGGCAGAAAACTCTATTCTTGAAAATAAGAAAAAGATAAATGAAGTTATAGCTGAAGAGCTTAAAAGGGGGCTTGAGGAATTTGATTAA
- a CDS encoding phage head closure protein encodes MKSEELKHRITFQSFTTTVNDNGFEVEAWVDFKTVWAAVTNLHGREYFEAAAVKAENTVKFTIRYIPNIEPTMRVLFKGKQYNITSIDNIKYANKFIEIKAMEVDNSG; translated from the coding sequence ATGAAGTCAGAGGAATTAAAACATAGAATAACATTTCAAAGCTTTACTACAACGGTAAATGATAATGGCTTTGAAGTTGAAGCTTGGGTAGATTTTAAAACGGTATGGGCAGCTGTTACAAATCTTCATGGTAGAGAATACTTTGAAGCCGCAGCTGTTAAAGCTGAGAATACTGTTAAATTTACTATAAGATATATACCTAATATTGAGCCAACAATGAGGGTTTTATTTAAAGGTAAGCAGTACAATATAACCTCTATTGATAACATAAAGTATGCTAATAAATTCATTGAAATCAAGGCTATGGAGGTTGATAACAGTGGCTAA
- a CDS encoding head-tail connector protein, whose protein sequence is MAIKIITSPIVEPITLEEAKQHLRVDGNDDDLLIQSLIKQAKEWCEDYQNRKYITQTLELVLDTFPNGNAIVFNSISPVQKVESIKYYDENRQEYLFDESNYIADLDGFVNRVVLNRGKHWPKIELQSVNAVRVRVVAGYGDSGDKVPESIKWAIILQMKLLYDDYRPEEKTKLEEARNALLSMNRVIPV, encoded by the coding sequence ATGGCAATTAAAATAATAACTTCACCAATAGTTGAACCTATAACTTTAGAAGAAGCAAAACAGCATTTAAGAGTGGATGGAAATGATGATGATTTGCTAATACAAAGCCTTATAAAACAAGCAAAAGAGTGGTGTGAAGATTATCAGAATAGAAAATATATAACCCAGACTTTAGAGCTTGTTTTGGATACTTTCCCTAATGGTAATGCGATAGTTTTTAATAGCATTTCTCCGGTACAAAAGGTAGAAAGTATAAAATATTATGATGAGAATAGACAGGAGTATTTATTTGATGAAAGTAATTACATTGCTGATTTAGATGGCTTCGTAAATAGAGTTGTTTTAAATAGAGGAAAGCACTGGCCCAAAATTGAACTTCAATCAGTAAATGCTGTAAGAGTTAGAGTTGTTGCAGGTTATGGAGATAGTGGAGACAAAGTACCAGAGTCAATAAAGTGGGCAATTATTCTTCAAATGAAGCTTTTATATGATGACTACAGACCAGAGGAAAAAACAAAGTTAGAAGAAGCAAGGAATGCACTTCTTTCTATGAACAGGGTGATTCCAGTATGA